The genomic DNA ACGAAGAATCCATTCTTGCTGGTAACGTATAGCTTCTTCTAAACTTgttaggatgatgatgatgaccttcAAGGCTCAAGAACTCGTTCTGGTTCTCCACATTCATCGGGTTCTGCTGCTCCTGGTTAAACAAAAGCCTACTAGCTTCGTCTGCACGGCCAGTCAAGGCATTGAAAAGAGACAAACCATTAGGCCATTTGATGTCGTCTTCATGTTCTTCCATTGGAGGAAGCATCTGAGGAGGAGGTGCATTGCTATCTTGAAGGAAACCGAATCGAGCTGATGCTGCTGGTAGTTGGTTCTGAAAGCTAGGGGAAGGTAACAATGGAGAGTGTGATCCCCAGTTAAAAGCTTGAGACTGAGGTAACTGGTTTGGAAccaaggaagaagatggagtcGCGGTTCTGTTTGAAGAGAAGAGCTGCGACAGGTAAAAACCTGATCTGTAACCAATTGATTCAAACATTTGTCTCATCCTTAACACAAAATGAAGATCTTCTGGAATCTGAAGTAATAAAACAATGACTGATCATGATCACACACCACATAACTAAAAAAGGAAGTAGCTAATAAGAAAGTAAGAAacaataagagaaagaaaataaaaactcacaATCTTGCAAGAACCTAACTGTAACAGACCATGTCCAGCTTGAATCACAGCAATTGTCTGGTCAAATATAAACAGTGTTAAGGTAAAGAtcaagaaacagtaaaaaaaaataaccaaagaaGAAGTTTGATAATTGACCTGGATGCCTGATTCGAATTGGTCGGTCCATTCTGGAGGAAGCtgcaataaatttttttgactttAAGTGTAAGGTaaccatcaaaatcataaatttcatcatctaaccataaaataaaaataaaagatatgtGGAAGATTAGAGGAAACGTACAGCATCA from Camelina sativa cultivar DH55 chromosome 2, Cs, whole genome shotgun sequence includes the following:
- the LOC104728970 gene encoding uncharacterized protein LOC104728970 isoform X2, which codes for MGKVASDKCHKWVFKEPPESEPNLANYWQSSFDALPPEWTDQFESGIQTIAVIQAGHGLLQLGSCKIIPEDLHFVLRMRQMFESIGYRSGFYLSQLFSSNRTATPSSSLVPNQLPQSQAFNWGSHSPLLPSPSFQNQLPAASARFGFLQDSNAPPPQMLPPMEEHEDDIKWPNGLSLFNALTGRADEASRLLFNQEQQNPMNVENQNEFLSLEGHHHHPNKFRRSYTLPARMDSSSSSTSLDQQPPVEFRNNNSGSNSGLFPDVIETFLR
- the LOC104728970 gene encoding uncharacterized protein LOC104728970 isoform X1, producing the protein MVGSGVGGGDRSKDAVGMMALHEALRSVCLNSDWIYSVFWTIRPRPRVRGGNGCKIGDESGSLMLMWEDGFCGGGRSGEDLCVEPDIEGEDLVRKAFSKMSIQLYNYGEGLMGKVASDKCHKWVFKEPPESEPNLANYWQSSFDALPPEWTDQFESGIQTIAVIQAGHGLLQLGSCKIIPEDLHFVLRMRQMFESIGYRSGFYLSQLFSSNRTATPSSSLVPNQLPQSQAFNWGSHSPLLPSPSFQNQLPAASARFGFLQDSNAPPPQMLPPMEEHEDDIKWPNGLSLFNALTGRADEASRLLFNQEQQNPMNVENQNEFLSLEGHHHHPNKFRRSYTLPARMDSSSSSTSLDQQPPVEFRNNNSGSNSGLFPDVIETFLR